A genomic window from Phoenix dactylifera cultivar Barhee BC4 chromosome 7, palm_55x_up_171113_PBpolish2nd_filt_p, whole genome shotgun sequence includes:
- the LOC103707841 gene encoding 60S ribosomal protein L7a-2 — translation MAPKRGGKAAVPAKKKPEKVVNPLFEKRPKQFGIGGALPPKKDLHRFVKWPKVVRIQRQRRILKQRLKVPPALNQFTRTLDKNLASSLFKMLLKYRPEDRAAKKERLLNRAQAEAEGKTVEVKKPIVVKYGLNHVTYLIEQKKAQLVVIAHDVDPIELVVWLPALCRKMEIPYCIVKGKARLGAIVHKKTAAVLCLTTVKNEDKLEFSKILEAIKANFNNKFDEIRKKWGGGIMGSKSQAKTKAKEKLLAKEAAQRMS, via the exons ATG GCTCCCAAAAGAGGTGGGAAAGCTGCGGTCCCGGCGAAGAAGAAGCCG GAGAAGGTTGTGAATCCTCTGTTCGAGAAGCGGCCGAAGCAGTTTGGGATCGGAGGGGCTTTGCCACCGAAAAAGGACCTTCACCGGTTCGTGAAGTGGCCGAAGGTGGTCAGAATCCAGAGACAGAGGAGAATTCTCAAGCAGCGCTTGAAGGTTCCCCCGGCCTTGAACCAGTTCACCAGGACTTTAGATAAGAATCTTG CCTCCAGCCTGTTCAAGATGCTTCTGAAGTATCGCCCTGAAGACAGAGCTGCAAAGAAGGAACGGCTTCTGAATAGGGCTCAGGCAGAGGCTGAAGGGAAGACtgttgaagttaagaagcctattGTTGTGAAGTATGGGCTTAATCATGTCACCTATCTCATTGAACAG AAAAAGGCGCAACTAGTGGTCATTGCTCATGATGTCGACCCAATCGAGTTAGTTGTTTGGCTGCCCGCCTTGTGCCGGAAGATGGAAATTCCTTATTGTATTGTGAAGGGAAAAGCACGGCTTGGAGCG ATCGTACACAAGAAGACTGCAGCTGTGCTGTGTTTAACCACTGTAAAGAATGAGGATAAACTTGAGTTCAGCAAAATCTTAGAGGCTATCAAG GCTAACTTCAACAACAAATTTGACGAGATCCGGAAGAAGTGGGGAGGTGGGATAATGGGTTCCAAATCTCAGGCAAAAACCAAGGCCAAGGAAAAGCTGCTAGCAAAGGAAGCTGCTCAGAGGATGAGCTAG
- the LOC103707842 gene encoding uncharacterized protein LOC103707842 isoform X2 — protein sequence MSGNALRDLNVLAVPGLERKSDGSSKGSFIKPYIENSNEEVDRCQKDSEVNIGNNGVEAGNSEVEYIESENLTDLPDVDSSLNTLLARLDSKDWVSICEALNNVRQLSIYHKEELLEMLGVVIPLIVRSLKNPRSAVCKTAIMTCADIFKVYSDSVVDSFDPLPYLKSKNPRVRAKASMCFSRSVSQLGLEGIKAYGIDNLIQIAASQLSDQLPESREAARMLALELRAIYDKSHASPGEDCTHLVDSDSWEAFCQTKLSPLSANAILRVTSTPKEGLVFGC from the exons ATGTCAGGGAATGCCCTCAGAGATCTCAATGTACTTGCTGTTCCAGGATTGGAGAGAAAAAGTGATGGGTCTAGTAAAGGAAGTTTTATCAAGCCTTACATTGAGAATAGCAATGAAGAAGTTGATAGATGCCAGAAAGATTCAGAAGTTAATATAGGGAACAATGGAGTAGAGGCAGGAAATTCAGAAGTTGAGTACATAGAATCTGAGAACTTGACAGATCTTCCAGATGTAGATTCAAGTCTCAAT ACACTTCTAGCAAGATTAGACTCAAAAGACTGGGTTTCAATATGTGAAGCACTCAACAATGTGCGCCAATTATCAATATATCATAAGGAAGAACTGCTTGAGATGTT GGGAGTTGTGATTCCATTGATTGTAAGATCCTTGAAAAATCCAAGGAGTGCTGTCTGCAAAACTGCAATTATGACATGTGCTGACATCTTTAAGGTCTATAGTGATTCAGTAGTTGATTCATTTGATCCTCTg CCATATCTTAAGAGCAAGAATCCTCGAGTACGAGCAAAGGCATCTATGTGTTTTAGCAGAAGTGTATCTCAACTT GGTCTAGAAGGAATTAAAGCATATGGGATTGATAATCTAATCCAGATTGCGGCATCTCAGCTTAGCGATCAGCTTCCTGAATCAAGAGAGGCTGCTAGGATGCTGGCACTGGAATTGCGAGCCATCTATGACAAGTCTCATGCCTCGCCAGGTGAAGACTGTACACACTTGGTGGACAGTGATTCTTGGGAGGCATTCTGCCAAACAAAGCTTTCTCCTTTAAGTGCTAACGCAATTCTTCGTGTCACTTCTACTCCAAAAGAGGGTTTAGTTTTCGGTTGCTAG
- the LOC103707842 gene encoding uncharacterized protein LOC103707842 isoform X1, protein MSGNALRDLNVLAVPGLERKSDGSSKGSFIKPYIENSNEEVDRCQKDSEVNIGNNGVEAGNSEVEYIESENLTDLPDVDSSLNTLLARLDSKDWVSICEALNNVRQLSIYHKEELLEMLGVVIPLIVRSLKNPRSAVCKTAIMTCADIFKVYSDSVVDSFDPLLVQLLLKASQDKRFVCEAAETALVAMTTWVSPSLLLPKLQPYLKSKNPRVRAKASMCFSRSVSQLGLEGIKAYGIDNLIQIAASQLSDQLPESREAARMLALELRAIYDKSHASPGEDCTHLVDSDSWEAFCQTKLSPLSANAILRVTSTPKEGLVFGC, encoded by the exons ATGTCAGGGAATGCCCTCAGAGATCTCAATGTACTTGCTGTTCCAGGATTGGAGAGAAAAAGTGATGGGTCTAGTAAAGGAAGTTTTATCAAGCCTTACATTGAGAATAGCAATGAAGAAGTTGATAGATGCCAGAAAGATTCAGAAGTTAATATAGGGAACAATGGAGTAGAGGCAGGAAATTCAGAAGTTGAGTACATAGAATCTGAGAACTTGACAGATCTTCCAGATGTAGATTCAAGTCTCAAT ACACTTCTAGCAAGATTAGACTCAAAAGACTGGGTTTCAATATGTGAAGCACTCAACAATGTGCGCCAATTATCAATATATCATAAGGAAGAACTGCTTGAGATGTT GGGAGTTGTGATTCCATTGATTGTAAGATCCTTGAAAAATCCAAGGAGTGCTGTCTGCAAAACTGCAATTATGACATGTGCTGACATCTTTAAGGTCTATAGTGATTCAGTAGTTGATTCATTTGATCCTCTg CTTGTCCAGCTGCTTCTCAAAGCTTCACAAGACAAACGCTTTGTATGTGAAGCTGCTGAGACAGCTCTGGTAGCAATGACAACTTGGGTCTCTCCGTCTTTATTATTGCCAAAATTGCAGCCATATCTTAAGAGCAAGAATCCTCGAGTACGAGCAAAGGCATCTATGTGTTTTAGCAGAAGTGTATCTCAACTT GGTCTAGAAGGAATTAAAGCATATGGGATTGATAATCTAATCCAGATTGCGGCATCTCAGCTTAGCGATCAGCTTCCTGAATCAAGAGAGGCTGCTAGGATGCTGGCACTGGAATTGCGAGCCATCTATGACAAGTCTCATGCCTCGCCAGGTGAAGACTGTACACACTTGGTGGACAGTGATTCTTGGGAGGCATTCTGCCAAACAAAGCTTTCTCCTTTAAGTGCTAACGCAATTCTTCGTGTCACTTCTACTCCAAAAGAGGGTTTAGTTTTCGGTTGCTAG